A genomic region of Anaerolineae bacterium contains the following coding sequences:
- the rpsB gene encoding 30S ribosomal protein S2 has protein sequence MAIVTMKALLEAGVHFGHRTRRWNPKMKSYIFTERNGIHIIDLQQTVAQLEKAYALVRDTVSKGGIVLFVGTKRQAQETIEEQAKRCGMPYVNERWLGGTLTNWVTIRRRIDKLIEMEQQLASGEFSRLTKKEALSKQRLIAKLQRRLGGLRDMHRLPDIVFITDTTREELAVKEANRLGIPIIAMVDTNSDPDPIDICIPSNDDAIRAIKLIVGKIADAVIEGQNLRATLQAEAEEEEEIEEIPEAEGDERYLAPDLLARVKAGEFGGESESEDEGEDEEWEDEDIPAAELADDEDEGEEEKEEEEE, from the coding sequence ATGGCTATCGTCACAATGAAAGCACTGCTCGAAGCCGGCGTCCACTTCGGACACCGCACCCGCCGTTGGAATCCGAAGATGAAGTCGTACATCTTCACGGAGCGCAACGGCATCCACATCATTGACCTGCAGCAGACCGTCGCACAGTTGGAAAAGGCCTATGCGCTGGTGCGCGATACCGTGAGCAAAGGGGGCATCGTGCTCTTCGTTGGCACCAAGCGCCAGGCCCAGGAGACCATCGAGGAGCAGGCCAAGCGCTGCGGCATGCCCTATGTCAATGAGCGCTGGCTGGGCGGCACCCTGACGAACTGGGTCACCATCCGCCGGCGGATTGACAAGCTCATCGAGATGGAACAGCAGTTGGCCAGCGGCGAGTTCAGCCGGCTGACCAAGAAAGAAGCCCTGTCCAAACAGCGGCTCATCGCCAAGCTTCAGCGCCGGCTGGGCGGCCTGCGCGATATGCACCGCCTGCCCGACATCGTCTTTATCACCGACACCACCCGAGAGGAGCTGGCGGTCAAAGAAGCCAATCGTCTGGGCATCCCCATCATCGCGATGGTGGATACCAACAGCGACCCAGACCCGATTGATATCTGCATCCCCTCCAACGACGATGCCATCCGCGCCATCAAGCTCATCGTCGGCAAGATCGCGGACGCGGTGATCGAGGGCCAGAACCTGCGGGCTACCCTGCAGGCGGAGGCCGAGGAAGAGGAAGAGATTGAGGAAATCCCGGAGGCGGAAGGGGATGAGCGCTATCTGGCGCCTGATTTGTTGGCCCGGGTGAAGGCCGGCGAGTTCGGCGGCGAGTCCGAGTCCGAGGACGAGGGCGAAGACGAGGAGTGGGAGGACGAGGACATCCCCGCCGCCGAGCTGGCGGATGACGAGGATGAGGGCGAGGAAGAGAAAGAGGAAGAGGAAGAATAA